Proteins encoded in a region of the Psychromicrobium lacuslunae genome:
- the gatB gene encoding Asp-tRNA(Asn)/Glu-tRNA(Gln) amidotransferase subunit GatB: protein MTETLVPFDEVLERYDPALGFEVHVELNTVTKMFSSAPNAFGDVPNTNVNEVDLGLPGVLPVVNKAAVESSIKIGLALNCKIAEFCRFARKNYFYPDTPKNFQTSQFDEPIAYDGYLDIELSDGTVFRVEIERAHMEEDAGKLTHLGGATGRIQGADYSLVDYNRAGVPLVEIVTKPILGAGERAPELAKAYVAAIREIVKNLGVSDARMERGNVRCDANVSLMPKGSSTLGTRTETKNVNSLRAVEHAVRFEMERHAGVLDAGQKIVQETRHWHEDTRSTTSGRPKSDADDYRYFPEPDLVPVVASPEWVEELRAQLPEPPAERRKRLKAEWGYSDLEFRDVVNAGILDEIEATITAGASAAVARKWWMGEIARRAKLAEVEPAELGISPAVVVELQGLIDSGKINDKLARDVLDGVLAGEGSATEVVAARGLEVVSDDGALQAAIDEALAAQPDVAEKIRGGKVQAVGAIVGGVMKVTRGQADAARVRELILKTLGVEG, encoded by the coding sequence ATGACAGAGACTTTGGTTCCCTTCGACGAGGTGCTGGAACGTTACGATCCGGCACTCGGTTTTGAAGTTCACGTTGAACTGAACACCGTGACCAAGATGTTCTCCTCGGCACCGAATGCCTTCGGTGATGTGCCGAACACGAATGTCAACGAGGTCGATCTGGGCTTGCCTGGCGTGCTGCCGGTGGTGAACAAGGCCGCTGTCGAAAGCTCGATCAAAATCGGGCTGGCGCTGAACTGCAAGATTGCCGAGTTCTGCCGTTTCGCCCGGAAGAATTACTTCTACCCGGACACCCCAAAGAACTTTCAGACCTCACAGTTTGATGAGCCAATCGCTTACGACGGGTACCTCGATATTGAGCTCTCCGATGGCACCGTTTTCCGGGTCGAAATTGAGCGTGCGCACATGGAAGAGGACGCCGGCAAGCTGACTCACCTGGGCGGCGCGACTGGCCGAATTCAGGGTGCTGACTACTCGCTGGTGGATTACAACCGGGCTGGTGTGCCGCTGGTGGAGATCGTTACCAAGCCGATTCTCGGTGCGGGGGAGCGGGCTCCGGAACTGGCCAAGGCATATGTTGCGGCAATTCGCGAGATCGTGAAGAACCTGGGTGTTTCGGATGCTCGAATGGAACGCGGAAACGTGCGTTGTGACGCTAACGTTTCGCTGATGCCGAAGGGCAGCTCGACGCTAGGCACCCGGACCGAGACTAAGAATGTGAACTCGCTGCGTGCCGTTGAGCATGCTGTGCGCTTTGAAATGGAACGCCATGCCGGGGTGCTTGATGCCGGCCAGAAGATTGTGCAGGAGACCCGGCACTGGCACGAGGACACTCGTTCCACCACCTCCGGTCGGCCTAAGTCCGATGCCGATGATTACCGTTACTTCCCGGAACCAGATCTGGTCCCGGTGGTGGCGTCCCCGGAGTGGGTCGAGGAATTGCGCGCTCAATTGCCCGAACCGCCGGCCGAACGTCGCAAGAGACTGAAGGCTGAATGGGGTTATAGCGATCTGGAGTTCCGTGATGTGGTGAACGCCGGAATCCTTGACGAAATTGAGGCGACCATCACCGCCGGGGCCTCTGCTGCGGTGGCTCGTAAGTGGTGGATGGGCGAGATTGCCCGCCGCGCCAAACTGGCCGAGGTCGAGCCCGCTGAGCTGGGCATCAGTCCCGCTGTGGTGGTCGAACTGCAGGGCTTGATCGACTCGGGCAAGATCAATGACAAGCTGGCGCGCGATGTACTCGATGGTGTGCTGGCTGGTGAAGGCAGCGCCACCGAAGTGGTCGCCGCACGTGGCCTGGAGGTTGTCTCCGACGATGGCGCACTGCAAGCCGCTATTGACGAGGCGCTGGCTGCTCAGCCGGACGTTGCCGAGAAGATCCGTGGCGGCAAGGTGCAGGCCGTTGGTGCGATTGTCGGCGGCGTGATGAAGGTGACCCGCGGCCAGGCCGATGCCGCTCGGGTGCGAGAACTGATCCTCAAGACGCTCGGCGTCGAGGGGTAG